CACGTTCCAGCTGCTCCCCCAGTACGTTCCCGACGCCGTCGGCGGCGCGTCGGGACTGGTCGGCGGTCTCGGCGCCTTCGGCGGCTTCGTCGTCCCGCCCCTGCTCGGCTTCTTCGTCGACGTCTACGGGACGGCCGGCTACGCGACCGGGTTCGTCGTCTACCTCGCGCTCGGGGCGATCGGGATCGCGCTCTCCAGTGCGCTGTACTTCGCAGTCGAGGGAAGCTGAACGACTAACTGATAGCACACCGTAGCGGGGATATGGGCGATCGCATTCTCGTTCCGATCGACGACTCAGAACCGGCTCGAGAGGCACTCACGGAGGCGCTGGAGCTGTTCGCGACCGAGCAGATCGTCGTCCTCCACGTGCTCGACACGAACGAGTCGAGTCACGGGATCGAGGGGGGCGCCGCCGACGGCTGGTACGAGGCGAAAAAGGAGGAGGCTGAGGAATTGTTCGAGGACGCACAGGCGGTTGCCGACGAGTACGACGCGCCGCTCGAGACGGCCATCGAATCCGGCCGGCCGGACCGAACGATCGTCGACTACGCGACGGAGCACGGGGTCGATCACATCGTCATGGGCAGCCACGGTCGATCCGGCGTCTCGCGCATCCTGGTCGGTAGCGTCGCCGAGAGCGTGATCCGCAACGCGCCCGTGTCGGTGACGATCGCCAGGCGCCGATCCGCGGTTGACGAGTGAGCCGGTCGATCCGAAACCCGTAGCCGAGGCCTCTCGAGTTCCCGCGCCTCTTGATGCTCCTCTGCACTAAATACTTGTAATACCGTTGTAAATTCGGCGCATGAGTCTCACGTCACGGCGGCGTCTACTGGCCGTCGCGGGCGGTAGTGTGCGGGTCTCTCGGGGTGACTGTCGACTCTGCGCGGTGTCGACGGCGCGCTGCTCGAGTCGGTCGCGGTCGCAAACCACGATACGGACCGGGATCGGTCGTTCCACGTTCGCATCTGGGACGCGGCCGAGACGCTTCACGAGTCCTCGATCGACCTGCCGAAGCGAGAAGCGGCCGACCCGCCCGCTCGGTATCTCGAGTGGGGTCCGCCCGCAGAACCGAGAGAACTCGGCGTCTCGTTTCGGGTCGACGACGAAGCGCGCGAGATGGATCTCGTCGAGGAAGGGTACGACGGCTCGCGTGCCGTGTTACACGGAACGTTCGACGTACAGGGTGGGTCGGGCGTGCTGTACGTCTACGACGAGAACAGCCGGGAGAACGGGTAATCACGGGGACCGGACCGCTCTCAGCAGTCGCCGGACGGGTCGAAACCGCTACCGAACGATCGTCACCGGCACCGTCGCCCGTCTGGCGACCTGCTCGGCGATACTTCCCAGTAGTACGCGCGAGACGCCCGACCGCCCACGGCTGCCCATGATTATCTGGTCGATCTCCGCCTCGTCGGCGAACTCGAGCACCGCCTCGGCGGCCGTCCCGCTGACTACCCGGCGGTCGATTGCAACGCCGTACTCCTCGGCGAGTCGGTCGACGTCGTCGAAGAACTCGGGTTCGGCTTCCTCGCCGGCGGCCGCTGGGGGACGGCCGCTGTAGCCCGCCGCGAGGTCGTCGACGGCGTGGATCACCGTGATCTCGGCGTCGGGAAACAGCGAGAGCGCGTGGTGGAGGGCGGCTCGTGCCGGCTCTGAGTCGTCCATCGGGACGAGCAACTGTCGGCTCATGGTCGGTGGTAGGGCGGCCGGCAGGTAAAAACCGCTGCCATCAGGCGTTCGCGCCGTCCGACTCGAGGGCTCGCCGGAGCTGCCGGCGCTCCTCGCGCAGCGCCTCGAGTTCGGCCTCGACCTCGCCGCCGGCGAGGCGGGCGCGTTCGTCGTCGCTCAGGCGCTCGAGGGCGACCGCGGCGGTCCGGAGGCGCTCGTACTCCCCGTCGTAGCTCCGGTCGCGTACCTCCCGGAGCAGGGCGACGGCGTCCTCGCTCGCGACGCGGGCGACGAACGGCTGTAGCTCGCGAACCCGCCGCCGGAGCACTCCCGCCGACTCGGGTGGCCACGAGAGCGTCAGGGGTGTGGCGTCGATCCCCTCGAGATACGTTTGCTGTGTCGCGACCTGCCGCTTGAGCTCGTCGGCGTCGTCGACGTAGTGGTCGAGTTTCGACCGGGAGTAGCCGGCGTACTCGAGCAGCTGCGGGATCGTGTACTCGCCGGCCGGGTTTTCGGCGACGTAGCGTGCGAGGTCCGCGGGCGGGCGCTCGAACGGGACGAACGGGTAGAGCCGGCTGCGCCGACAGAGGGCGAACACCTCCCGCGCGGTGGCGTCGTGGCGGTAGCGCTCGAACGCCTCGCGGATCGCCGCGTTGTAGCTGCCGACCGGCTCGCGCAGCCGCTCGACGGGTGCCTCGAGGTCGGCCTCGCCGAGTTCGCACAGCCGCTCGCGCTCGCCAATCTCCTCGTCGATCTCCCGGATCCGGCGGGTCGCCGCCTTTCGGGCGTCCACCAGCGCCTCGCGGGCGTCCTCGCGTTCCTCGAGCAGTTCCGAGAACGCCGCCGCCGGCCCCAGAGCGGCCTCGGCGCGCTCGAAGTCCGATTCGCTCAGCCGGCGCTTGTCGATCGCCTCCAGGGCGTCTTCGAACGCCGACCGGTGCTCGAGGTCCTCGGGGAGCCCCTCGACCAGCGAGGCGAACTGCCCTTCGAGTTCGACGTACGCCTTGAAGTTCTCCCGGCCGGTGCCTGTCGCGCGGTCGACGTAGCGCTCGAGGAGAGTCGCCGCGTTCCGGTAGGCGTCGGCGGCCTCCCTGACGGTGTCTTCGCCGTGGGCGTCGATCCGTCTCTCGGCTTCCGCGAGCCGTTCGCGGGCGCGCTCGAGCCGAGCCACGTAGTCGGTCTGGTGGAGTCCCGTGCTCATCCCTGGCTCACCTCACTCGTAGACGGCGTCGGGATCGAACACCGTCTCGCCGACGCGCTCGCCGCCGACGGTTCGGTAGAAACACGACCGGTGGCCGGTGTGGCAGGCCCCGCCTTCCTGGTCGACGCGGTAGAGCAGGGCGTCGGCGTCGCAGTCGACCCGCACCTCCCGGATCTCCTGGGTGTGGCCGCTCGTCTTTCCCTTCTGCCAGAGTTCGTCGCGGCTGCGCGAGTAGTAGTGGGCGGTCCCCGTCTCGAGGGTTCGCTCCAGGGCCTCGGGAGAGACGTACGCGAGCATCAACACCT
Above is a genomic segment from Natrononativus amylolyticus containing:
- a CDS encoding universal stress protein, translating into MGDRILVPIDDSEPAREALTEALELFATEQIVVLHVLDTNESSHGIEGGAADGWYEAKKEEAEELFEDAQAVADEYDAPLETAIESGRPDRTIVDYATEHGVDHIVMGSHGRSGVSRILVGSVAESVIRNAPVSVTIARRRSAVDE
- a CDS encoding universal stress protein; the protein is MSRQLLVPMDDSEPARAALHHALSLFPDAEITVIHAVDDLAAGYSGRPPAAAGEEAEPEFFDDVDRLAEEYGVAIDRRVVSGTAAEAVLEFADEAEIDQIIMGSRGRSGVSRVLLGSIAEQVARRATVPVTIVR
- a CDS encoding DUF7118 family protein translates to MSTGLHQTDYVARLERARERLAEAERRIDAHGEDTVREAADAYRNAATLLERYVDRATGTGRENFKAYVELEGQFASLVEGLPEDLEHRSAFEDALEAIDKRRLSESDFERAEAALGPAAAFSELLEEREDAREALVDARKAATRRIREIDEEIGERERLCELGEADLEAPVERLREPVGSYNAAIREAFERYRHDATAREVFALCRRSRLYPFVPFERPPADLARYVAENPAGEYTIPQLLEYAGYSRSKLDHYVDDADELKRQVATQQTYLEGIDATPLTLSWPPESAGVLRRRVRELQPFVARVASEDAVALLREVRDRSYDGEYERLRTAAVALERLSDDERARLAGGEVEAELEALREERRQLRRALESDGANA
- the hisI gene encoding phosphoribosyl-AMP cyclohydrolase, whose protein sequence is MNSSASESGVDVDFGEDGLVPAVAQDADSGEVLMLAYVSPEALERTLETGTAHYYSRSRDELWQKGKTSGHTQEIREVRVDCDADALLYRVDQEGGACHTGHRSCFYRTVGGERVGETVFDPDAVYE